Genomic window (Musa acuminata AAA Group cultivar baxijiao chromosome BXJ1-9, Cavendish_Baxijiao_AAA, whole genome shotgun sequence):
AAATGTGTTGTTAATTGAGTACAGTTACTCTGTACTTTTACGTAGAAAATGAATGCAAAGGTTTTTTAAATATGTAGTGTTATCAACAGAAGAATTATAAATGGCCGACTGAAATTCAGCAGCATCTTAGTTCACATTCTGAATTCAAAAAAATGCATAAAAGATTACCTCAACTTCATTTTTTGACTTGATGGGCCCTTTCAcgacctcttcttcctcttcacttCCTATAAACATCTCCTCTCGATCAGTGTCCCTAATTTCACCCTCTTCAATCTCTCCCTCAGCATCCATGCCTCTTTCTCTGTTAGAATTGCTGTCAGAttcatcgtcgtcatcatcatcgtcatcgtcgtcatcttcttcttcactgcttgacgaagaagaagagtcaCTTCTGTCTGTATCATCGTCCTCTGCTTCGGACCCATCCGATTCCGTTCCACTACTTTCTTCGTCCTTGACCAAACCACTAGCCGCATGAGCTTCATTGGCTCCATTGGCCTTCGTCAATGCGGTACATCCATTAGCTACATCCCTTTCTTTACTACCACCAGCACCAGAGCTCACCATGGCCACATTAGCTTCGCCTGCGTCAATTTTAGCCGTTGCCTCCGATGCCGCTCCTTCCAAGACCGTAACATTATTAGCGTTTCCATCAGAACCTTCTACCAAGCTCACATTTTGCATCCTCTCATCGATCGAGGagcacaagatctcttcttttgcCCCAGGATAGGATCTTTTGGTCGCAAAATCATCAGTATCGAGAGGACCAGCGGATTCGACCTTGTTCGGGTCCAAGCCAGTGGGGTCGGGCACCTTGGCTTCGTCCCCCAACATGAAGAATTGGTCGGGATCGATGAGCCACTCCTTGACGGGGTCGAAGTCGGGGAGAAACGAATCAAGGTCGTCAAAGTTGAGAGGGGAAGGGGGCTCCTCCCGATGGCTAAGCGGAGGACTCCACGGCCTCACCATCGTGGGTCGGATTAGGACTTCGTTGGCCGGGTGGGGAAGCcggggaggcggcggcgcccattTAACGGGAGAAGTGAGGAGTAGTGTTTTCGGCGGGGTTGAGATAGGAAGGGTTTCACCGGCTATTCCGTTCTCATTAGGGTTTAAGGGCGCCCACTGGGAAGGGTAGAAAAGGGTTTAAAGAGGCGTGGTTTTAGTAATATGGAGgaaagaaaagattaaaaaaaatcctaaattaCTCTGCTGtcaataattttaccaaataaaTTAGTGACATTTTCATCAAATAAAGTAGCTGATATTTTCATCTCTAAATtagtttttataaatgataatTGGATTGGTTCATCAATATCCTTAAGTTAGTCAGAATAATTCCATTTTGATTCTGTGCCATTGATTTTACTAtgattattgatatattttgattctcacaataatttgacataaaaataataataaaataaaaatttaatgtttCAATCTAAGATAAGTGAATAAAGTACACATGATCTTCTCAACTATTGTATTTCTATATAAATGATTAAAGGCAAACAATAAAAATCAAAGTTATAAGATGATTTGATATTAGACATGTTTATACGCTATTCTTTACAAAATGTTGCCTGATACAGACATCCAATCTTCATAGACAAGTCATTTAACTTAACAGCCAGACGCTaatgaaataaaacaaaaaaaagatatatcAGGAATGGGTATGAACAATCAAATGTAGTGATACTATAAAATCTTTCCGGTAATTGTATTTTCACTTCCCAGATTTCAAACGGTGTTTCTTTCTCTCGTCAGCAATAAAAATAAAAGCCTTGACGAATTCTTCTTTCACCATGAAAAGAACGGAAGCTGCAAAAACACTCTGTACGATCTTTGTGCCCATGCCTTTATAAAATCCACGCAGTCCTTCGTAACGGATCATCTTTAGTATTGCATCCACAGTCCCTGTGATGGACAAAGACATTTCCTTGAATCAGTTCATTTCACAGCAGCCCAAAGCATTTAAATCCAAGAAACCAAGTAAAACTATATAATCTTCAGAGGGCGCAATCAATTTATAACCCACAACTCTTGAAGCTAAATCATATTTTTGTTGCATTATGTGGATACCAGTCAGCTGACAGTTCTAAGAGTGGTGTTGAGGAATCAGGCATATGAAGTTGTTTACATCAGCATGACATTAGTTAATTGCCCTCCCCTATAATAAATCACTTAATTGTTTATGTTAACATTATAGAAATTTGTGATTGAACAATTGAAATTTAAGGAAAGAAAGTTAATCTATGCTTCAATGATGGATATTTGCATTAAATAAACTCTCGTGCTCTAATTCAGTCAAGCTTAATGCATATGAGGCATCGAGGAATAAAAGGTAGGAAGAAAACAAAGATACACCAAGTAGGTGGAATGAACAAACATGTTCCTGTTAAATTCTTTTGCAAGAAACAAAGCACAAATTTCCATAAGCCTTTAGAACAAGAAAGAATAAACCTAAGACCATATAATGGATGTTATTAAAAAGCATTTTTAGATCGATATCACTTGTGTTGCAGTCACAAGAACCAACTAAGAAGAACAGTTGAAAACACTAAAAGGGGAATTAATTAAGACTcagttatgcaagtagaattgagGCATATAGTAATTTTCTGCACTCTGACCAGCTGGTGATTTAAATATATCGACACACTATCTCTTACAATCTTTGCGAGCCCAGTATGTGGTTTTGTCTGGTAATTACATGGTTAATAAGATAGAAACTTCACCTATCTAGTCCAGATGTCTATTCATGATATGCACACCACTTTCAAATATCAACTAAATTCAACATGAAACAAGGACTGATGGTCAATGCAACAGGAAACTAATAATTTTTCCCACTAAAGAAAACGAAAGTTAAGAGACTAACCCCATGGAACTTGCCTATTGGTTTCAACAATTAAAGGTAGTACCTGTGTATCTTGACATTGCATTCCTGCCAATTTCTTGCTTCGCCTGTAACCTAGACTGCAACCATGGAAAGAAAAATGCATTGGTTGGAAGaaaaatcaaatggaaaatttaAGAGGCAAGAGTATTACTACAATCTGCAACCATTTCATATCTATATACAAAGACAGGTTGTCTCTAAAGACAGCTTGCTGACAATTAAATCACTGGAAGAAATGTAAGCTACTCAACTGAAGGGACCAAAGATGCCTCAAAACTTCATAACCTTGGAAAGAAAATATGAATGAAGAATCTGGCTTCTTTTatctcacttctcaaaagaatttaaatttttaacatgACAATTCAAAAGGCACCAAATCAAGAAGATCTAATCAACTTTTCTTGGAGAAAGCCACAGAAGAAAACCATCTGCTAGACAAAATTTACATAAAAAATTCCAGTAACAACAGAGGGGTGTAAAAGTGCAATTTCTATCCAATTATAATATTACTTTTATGTGTTTTAGAGATACCTAAGGTTCATCACACAAGGATTTATCATCTATCACCAATAACAGGAACCTGTTTATTACAGTGTTTCTGGATCCCGTACAAGGTGGGATCCGAATTTGTTTAGGGCCATCACTATTCAGATCATTAAATCATACAATCCGCCAGCTTTCTTTAGATAATTTTGTTGTTAATAAATGTTCTATATTGTCTTTCATACTTTATGTGGATTACTAGATAAGGTACCACATTACTCTCAGAAATCAAGAACAAAAAAGAGTTAAGTATACCTTTACAACTAATAAAGGATATGTTGCCAGAGTTGCCCCCAATTTTGCCAATGCCCCCAGCAAGAAAACCTGTGCATGCAAGGAGTCCAATAAGAAAGGTTAAATGTAAACAATCTTCATCAAATTTTGCCTCCTGTTCAATATTAATCTTGTGCTTGACGAGTTTAGCACAAGGATAACAACTAGAAAATCGAAATTCTTTATCAGCTAGATGTGCATCAAATAAATGTTGCTGAACCTCTAAAGCAGTAACATTTTTATCCCCATGCTTAGTTCCAGTACGCTTTGACCGCAGGTGCTTTAGTGAGGTTTCATAAATCATAAACTGGATTGATGGGTTGCATACCTGCAAGTATAATAAAGTCAATACATTTGGCTTCAAAGTTCGATGTTACAAAAGATGTTAGACAGTGTGGCTGGTCATCAAGTCTACTGACCATGATAAGGGTTGGAATGAGTCCTTTCCAGAATCCTTTTATGCCTGCCTCATGATAAACCTCCCTCACCTGTCAAAGAAATCCATCATCTTAGCCAAAGATGCATGGAATGCAAGTTCGGTGAACAACATCGACCTCAAGTATCATCAGGTACAACTGTGATGTAGCCATGGAAGTCCATATTCAACACTATTTCAAGACTAGATTGTCTACTATGTTGTACCTGGTACCAAGATAGTATCATTAGGTacttaagttttcttttccaTTTAATCAACATTTATCAATTTGGACAGTGTTAGAACTTGACAGTCTGTCGTATCATCCACATCAGGTCTAGCTTCAAGAGAAATGCATATACCACTATACCTCCGTAATCTACAAAGTACGCCAATGGTGGGTTCTGCGCATTGAGACAAAATCTGCTTTTTATCTACTCAATTGTAGATTTAATCTGGAATACTTCTAATTCATGTCATAGATATAGGTCAACTTCTAGCTAGACCAAAAAGCAAGCAAATTTCTGTAAATAATTGTTCCCTCAAACTTCTTTCCCGTATAATTATGTATAAAGAAACTGAGGGTTTACTAACCgcatgaaatgttccatatggacGAGGTTTCATCAAATCAAGTTTAACTAGCTCGTGCTCCATATAGGTGGTACCTGCAAATTCCCTCAAAATAGCCTCCTTTCTAGCCTCCATGATTTTCCTCTCTGCTTGTGTATGTGTCTGAAATGATGTAAAGTTCCGACATGCATGTATTAATAGATGATAATGACAATAATGATATTTAGTAAAATGGAAAGTGGAGGAGATGACATGCTATATTTGCATTTAGATCGATATGCACATAAGTTATGTTCTAAACTATAGGTTGTAAACTTGGTTAGCAACCAGAGGAGCAAGAGAATAAGTAAACTTAGAAGTACATAAAAATATGGGTCCACGGTGATTGATGAGATAAAAGTGACTCCAGATTGTAAAATGGAAGATTCTACCTGATGCAGCTCCAGATTAATGCTAACCGGTCAGCTTGTGCCAAGAAGAAACCTTATCAAACAAATTTAGTCATCAAAATGAACAAGCCATAGCTTACGTGTCTTTATTTTACCCCACAAAACAAcacattcatcataaaaatgtctATTCTAGATTATAAGGTTAACAATATATCGTATATTTCAAAGTAGGCAGCGATTTGGTTTTTCTATCGAGTTGAAAGGCTACAGCAACTCGGTGCAGGAAGTAATAAGAACAAAAACCCATATTCTATGTCCTTGGAGAACTTTATGATGAAACCTCAGCACAGGTAAAATTAAACAGGTTTCCATCATTATTCTAATAAAAGTATGAAGCAAAGTGATAGAAACTTATATTCATTAAATTTGCTATCATGCATATTGCATAGGACACCAGCATCGCTCTCTTCTTCACTTTACAAAAGGAAATCCCATCCGTGCATGCTTTAAAAAATAGTTTAATTACATTTTATAAATAGTTTTGATTTTATGCGGACAGAGCGAAACTATGTCCAGTAAAATGAGATTATAGTTGTGAATCTTGAGATgatcttttacatcaaaatagaaAACATTGATGAATACTGGTAATATGAACCATGCAATAGCTACTTGCTACATAAGGCTTGCAGTGACAAAAATCTAAGAATCTAATCAAGTTGTTATTACACATGCCTGCATACGAGTGACCAGAACCCATATTGGATTAGTTAGCAGCACATTCAAGGACCTGCAAAAATCAATAGAGAAAATAAATACTCCTTGAAAGCATTATCAATCTCTGTTCTGTAGCATGCTAAATTCATTAGATCTAACCATCAAACAGATAATGTCATGTACCCTCTGGAATCGTTTACCGTATCACATCAGAGGATAGTAACATTACAAGGATGTGTGATAGGATACATGGAACCAAGAAGCACTAAACGAGAAGTTTGGAGCTTAGCTTCAACTTGCCAGCATATATACCTTGAATAAACTAATCTTTGTGCAACATCAAGGATATTTTCAGGACTGGCACAAGCCTATGTCATGTTGGAAATATTCATGATCACTCTTTGATTGCTAACATGTCAACACTCTACCAACTGGAGTTAAGGCTCTAGCAAAGGTGGTTTGGCCAAGAATGACCCTACCTAGACCCATAAGAAATAATTACAACCAACCTAATTTTTATCCATTTCAGCCGATGCAAGAAGTTAAAAGAGTAGAGTGCAAACCTAATACTCTAATATTAAGCTGATGCAAAGAAGTCCAGAATAATCAGATTTCCTCGGCTTGGAATGTGGATAAAAAGCTAAATTCCATTCAGATGTGGTTGGTTGATATATGTCAACTAAGCCTTTGAAAGTTTGTAGGCAGACCTGGAAACCCAGATTGGTTAAACTAAAGAGAGGAGGAGCATCTGAGTTCTGTTCGAGCCCTTGTCTTCACATACCATTAGAAAACACATAGGTCCTAATTATGGCAAGCAGAATACCCACCCTGCAATAGCTGCGACGACAAGCCAAGAGAACATGCCAACAGTACCATCACCGAGCCCTTTCTTCTTGCGTGCAGCGGCCGCAGCCTCTGCCTCATTCTTAAGTACCTGATAGAAGTAATAATATATTCCCTGGAAATGGCCACCATCGCATCATCTTCAGATAAAGTGGAACAAACTGGTAAAGTAGCAAATCAAGGTCGGACAATCGTGGATGGGGCAATCCACGAAATGATCGACCTCAGTTAAAATTGCGAGAGTGGAGAAAGTGTGAGGATGGGATGGAATGGTCGACCGGAAGTGTAGATGTGGATGTTGAGTGGGGAAGGCGAACCTGAGACGCGGCGGTGCCCACGAGAGATGGCTTCAGACCACTGTACAGCCCTCCCCAACCTTCCATTTTAAAGAGCTGCAATCCAACAGTCAAAAGGAAGGAAACGGAATCAGCGGAGGAAGAGTAGGTCCTGCGAGGTCAAGGTAGGAGGAGCGAGGAGACCTGAAGGATCTGGTAGATGGTTCCGCCAGCGGAAGATGGTGCCGCTTCTGAAGAAGAGAGGTCGCCACCGCTCGCGGCCGCGGCCAGCGACGTCTTCTTGGCAATCCTCTCGGTCTGTTGACGAGTGTTCACCTGTAGGCATTAACAGGTGAAGAAGCGAGGGCGGGCGCGTGGCAAGCCAACTCAGGGATGAAGCGGCAAACAGAGGGgatagagggagagagagagagaggcgcacGGTCTGTAGAGGATAGGTGATGATCTGAACTATCATGCCTCCGCCGGCCCCGGCTAAGCCGTTTACCAAAGCGTTCGACATGCTTCGCGGCCAACAGTGGGCGGCTCGATTAGGAG
Coding sequences:
- the LOC135592958 gene encoding peroxisomal nicotinamide adenine dinucleotide carrier-like, with the translated sequence MSNALVNGLAGAGGGMIVQIITYPLQTVNTRQQTERIAKKTSLAAAASGGDLSSSEAAPSSAGGTIYQILQLFKMEGWGGLYSGLKPSLVGTAASQGIYYYFYQVLKNEAEAAAAARKKKGLGDGTVGMFSWLVVAAIAGSLNVLLTNPIWVLVTRMQTHTQAERKIMEARKEAILREFAGTTYMEHELVKLDLMKPRPYGTFHAVREVYHEAGIKGFWKGLIPTLIMVCNPSIQFMIYETSLKHLRSKRTGTKHGDKNVTALEVFLLGALAKLGATLATYPLLVVKSRLQAKQEIGRNAMSRYTGTVDAILKMIRYEGLRGFYKGMGTKIVQSVFAASVLFMVKEEFVKAFIFIADERKKHRLKSGK